Proteins from one Rosa chinensis cultivar Old Blush chromosome 7, RchiOBHm-V2, whole genome shotgun sequence genomic window:
- the LOC112176324 gene encoding ABC transporter G family member STR yields the protein MAMAMAKAKAKAARNDANRSLESLLDMDKIVAAKISVPLQLSKMIPGQGLEFNNLSYSVIKKIKKDGVWIKKEAYLLNDISGQAVKGEVMAILGPSGAGKSTFLDALAGRIAQGSLEGSVRVDGKTVTTSYMKMVSSYVMQDDQLFPMLTVFETFMFAAEVRLPPSLSKHEKRKRVYELIDQLGLQTATHTYIGDEGRRGVSGGERRRVSIGIDIIHKPSLLFLDEPTSGLDSTSAYSVVEKVKEIARGGSIVLMTIHQPSYRIQNLLDRMTILARGKLIYLGSPHGLSAHLSGFGRPVPDRENNLEYLLDVIKEYDESNVGLEPLVVYLRDGIKPDQVSSTPTPKRLKTPRSSYKNTPSSKHISLRSKQFSRRNSTPGPDSRPSDDYDDEEDDEFEEDDEFDNSLERKSIHTPMQHFASGIYNPRLASHFYKDFSVWIYHGVKGTPRRPPSWTPARTPGRTPGKTPVISVSGIRSAVSSQYATPRHYPPMPSSTKAPVVYSPSNYDSSYGPSFEEFEMEEDELDEIELGPKFANPWLREVAVLSWRTTLNVVRTPELFLSREIVLAVMALVLSSLFSNLHAESFKNVNRLLNFYIFAVCLIFFSSNDAVPTFIQERFIFIRETSHNAYRASSYVISSLIVYLPFFAIQALTFAAITKLMLKLRSSLFYFWIILYASLITTNAYVMLVSALVPSYITGYAVVIATTALFFLTCGFFLKRTQIPNYWVWVHYISAIKYPFEAMLTNEFQGIRCYSGNLADLSPGPLGNVKLSKVHKDTESLRGCLLIGQDVIESMDINHDNIWYDVGILLAWGVLYRLLFYMVLRFYSKNERK from the exons ATGGCAATGGCAATGGCAAAGGCAAAGGCAAAGGCAGCGCGGAATGACGCAAACAGAAGCCTTGAGAGTTTATTGGACATGGACAAAATAGTGGCTGCAAAGATTTCTGTTCCACTTCAGTTGTCGAAGATGATTCCGGGCCAAGGCCTTGAATTCAACAACCTTTCCTACAGTGTAATTAAGAAGATAAAGAAAGATGGGGTTTGGATCAAGAAGGAAGCTTATCTTCTTAATGACATATCTGGTCAGGCCGTGAAAGGTGAGGTTATGGCCATTTTGGGACCTAGTGGTGCTGGAAAATCCACATTTCTCGATGCCTTGGCAGGAAGGATTGCTCAAGGAAGTCTTGAAGGCTCTGTAAGAGTCGATGGAAAAACG GTTACTACAAGCTACATGAAGATGGTTTCCTCTTACGTGATGCAAGATGACCAACTGTTCCCGATGTTAACTGTGTTTGAGACTTTCATGTTTGCAGCTGAGGTTAGGCTTCCTCCTTCTCTTTCCAAGcatgagaagagaaagagagtcTATGAGCTCATTGACCAGCTCGGCTTGCAA ACTgcaacacatacatatattgGTGATGAGGGGAGGAGAGGAGTCTCGGGAGGAGAAAGACGGAGGGTCTCAATTGGAATTGACATCATCCACAAACCTTCTTTGCTGTTTCTTGATGAACCAACTTCTGGTCTTGACTCTACGAGTGCTTATAGTGTTGTGGAAAAGGTGAAGGAAATAGCTCGAGGTGGTAGCATTGTGCTCATGACCATCCATCAACCTTCGTATCGTATTCAAAATCTCTTGGACCGCATGACAATCCTAGCAAG AGGAAAGCTGATATATTTGGGAAGTCCACATGGTCTGTCTGCCCACCTTTCTGGATTTGGAAGGCCAGTTCCTGATAGAGAAAACAACCTCGAGTATCTCTTGGATGTGATCAAAGAATATGATGAGTCTAATGTGGGACTAGAACCACTTGTTGTCTACCTCCGTGATGGAATCAAACCCGATCAGGTGTCAAGTACCCCTACTCCAAAAAGACTAAAGACACCACGAAGTTCTTATAAAAACACCCCTTCGTCCAAGCACATCAGCCTCAGGAGCAAACAATTTTCCCGTAGAAACTCGACACCTGGACCAGATTCTCGCCCATCTGATGATTATGATGATGAGGAGGACGATGAGTTTGAGGAGGATGATGAGTTTGACAACTCCCtggaaaggaaatcaattcaTACACCAATGCAGCACTTTGCAAGTGGTATCTATAACCCTCGTCTAGCTTCACATTTCTACAAAGACTTCTCAGTGTGGATATACCATGGTGTCAAAGGAACTCCTCGCCGCCCACCATCATGGACTCCTGCTAGAACTCCGGGAAGGACCCCCGGAAAGACACCAGTAATCTCAGTGTCAGGTATAAGAAGTGCTGTTTCAAGCCAATATGCAACACCTCGGCACTACCCTCCTATGCCTAGTAGTACTAAAGCCCCTGTTGTCTACAGCCCTTCCAATTATGACTCTTCATATGGACCATCATTTGAAGAGTTCGAGATGGAAGAAGATGAGCTTGATGAGATAGAGCTTGGGCCTAAGTTTGCAAACCCGTGGCTTCGTGAGGTTGCAGTCCTCTCATGGCGTACAACACTCAATGTGGTTCGTACCCCTGAACTCTTCCTCTCACGAGAGATTGTGTTGGCTGTCATGGCACTCGTTCTATCTTCCCTTTTCAGTAACCTACATGCAGAGTCCTTCAAAAATGTAAACAGGCTTCTAAACTTCTACATCTTTGCTGTTTGCCTGATCTTCTTTTCCTCCAATGATGCTGTCCCGACTTTCATCCAAGAAAGGTTCATTTTCATCAGGGAAACTTCTCATAATGCTTACCGTGCTTCTTCCTACGTCATCTCTTCCCTCATTGTTTACCTCCCGTTTTTCGCCATTCAAGCTCTCACATTTGCTGCCATAACCAAACTCATGCTTAAGCTCAGAAGCagtcttttctatttttggatAATCTTGTATGCCTCACTTATAACCACCAATGCTTATGTCATGCTTGTGAGTGCCCTGGTTCCTAGTTACATCACTGGATATGCTGTTGTGATAGCCACCACAGCTCTCTTCTTTCTCACTTGCGGCTTTTTCTTGAAACGTACTCAGATCCCAAATTACTGGGTTTGGGTGCACTACATCTCCGCAATTAAGTACCCATTTGAGGCAATGCTAACAAATGAATTCCAAGGAATACGTTGCTACTCTGGCAATCTAGCCGATCTTTCACCTGGGCCTTTAGGAAATGTGAAGTTGAGTAAAGTGCACAAAGACACAGAATCGCTAAGAGGTTGCCTGCTGATCGGACAAGATGTTATAGAGTCGATGGATATCAATCACGATAACATCTGGTATGATGTTGGAATCTTGCTAGCTTGGGGTGTTCTATACCGGCTCCTCTTCTACATGGTCCTCAGATTCTATTCCAAGAATGAGAGGAAATGA